TTTGGAAATACAGGGATCTGATTCGAAAAGGGAGGGATTAACAAATGCCCGCTCGAGTGCCTTTCGGAGAGATTTAACTGTATCCCTGGTGAGGCTGTCGGCTGGAATCAGAACAAATACCTGAAAAACAGATTTTATTGCACTGTCGACTTCGGCAGCATAGACTTTGTCATCCTTGAGGATTGGGAAACTTTTATCGGCAATTAAATCTTCATTAAGCCAGATATTCCCGACAGCCGACTGCACATCGACGACCTCTGCCTTAGGGAAAAGCATGGCTATAACTGCTGATGTAATCACCCAGAGTAAAATTTTTACACGGGTGCTCGATTTAATTTTTTCGTAAGTCACAAAAGATTTTATTTCTGTTTGTAAATTCTTTCGAGAAGTTCTCCAACACCGTCTTCATCGTTACTGAATTCCAGTTTCAGGTCTGAAAGATATTTTATTTCCGGAACTGCATTGGTCAGTGAAACTTTAAGAGCTTTGGTTTTGAAAAGCGCAACATCGTTATACCAGTCGCCGATAACAATTGTGTCTTTTATCGAGATACCAAGTTTTTTATTAAGATATGTTAGAGCAGAAGCCTTGGAAACATCATCTTTTTTAACTTCGAGATAATACTGGTAGTGAGACTGGCTTTTTGAATAAGTCAATTTTAAACCAAAGGAATACGGGAAAGAGAAATGCTTTTTAATCTCCTGGAAAGAATGACGGTTTTCGCCGACATAAACGAGTTCGATTACTTCGTCAGAGATGTTTCTGTAGTCATCGACGCACCTGAAACGGGCACCAAATCTGTCAATCAGTTGAAGTGTCGCTTCATTATGTTCCGTGTAAAGGACTTCGGAATCGGTGCACATAACCATTTTCACAAGATGCTTCTCAGAAAGCTCAATCCCCTTTTTCACTTTCGAATCTTTGAGACAAATCTTTCTGAGAACCCTGCCTGATGGATATTCCATGATGACAGCACCATCTGAACAGATCATAATACCTTCGAGGCTCATTTCTTTTGCATAACCTTCAAGAGCCGTACTCATTCTTCCGCTGGCGAAGGTGACCAGAATCCCTTTTTCTTTTAACAGTTTCGAATATTTTAGACTCTTTTCACCGATTGAACCGTCACTTCTGAGTAAGGTGCCGTCCAGGTCAAGTAAAACGAGTTTTATATTGCTTAAATTCATTAAATCCTGTTTTCTGTTGAAGAGAACATTTTATTCAGGGCGAAGACCACTCCGCCGATTGCAAATATAATAAAAATTGAGTAAATAAGCGTATTAGCCAGGTCACCAAATATCAAACTTCCGCTGCCAAAAAGGAGTGAGTAGATCAGCACGACGCCTGCGAACCAGCCGAGGAACTGATATTTCAGCACACCTTTTTCGAGCGGAAGTCCACTCTTTACTCTGACGGGTTCCCACAATTTACCTCCCGGTCTTATTTTTTTATAGAAACTAAGGAGTATTTCGTCGGGCTCGGGTTTTGTCAGAAAAGTAACAACAAGCCATACAAGAGTGGTTCCGATGACGAGGACATAAAGGCTGTCGGGGAATGGGATTCCAAGATATCTGACAACGGGAAGGAGAATAAAAGGAGCAGCCATTCCGGAGATTTCACTCCATGCGTTGATTCTCCACCAGTACCACCGCATGATCAGTACAAGTCCCAGTCCGGCACCACACTCAATGATAAACTCCCACGCACCTGATATTCTGTCGATATATAAAGTGACGACAGCGGAGACGAGCATTAGCAAAATGGTTACAAATTTTGATGCGAAAACATACTGTTTTTCAGTTTTGCCGGGTTTCATGAATCTTCTGTAGAGATCATTGACGAGGTATGAAGTACCCCAGTTGAGCTGCGTGGCGACCGTGCTCATGTAGGCGGCAAAAAAGGCAGCGAGCATGAGCCCCTTGAGACCTGCCGGCATAAAGTCGTTGATCAGCTTGATATAACCGAGTTTTGAAGTTTCGCTCGTAAGCTCGGGATAGAGCACAACTGATGCGAGAGCTGCGAGGATCCAGGGCCAGGGACGAAGGGCATAGTGAGCACCCTGGAAAAATAGGGTCGCCAGAATCGAGTGTTTTTCATTTTTGGCAGACATCATTCTTTGGGCTACATATCCCCCGCCACCGGGTTCAGATCCCGGATACCAGGAAGCCCACCATTGAATGCCTATGAAGGCAAAAAATGAGAAGAGTGTGAGAGAAAAGACCCTTCCTCCGGTTTCGGGTGACGAAGCGAGATTCGGGAAGAACTCGAAAGCCTGTGCAGGGAGTTTTTCCTTTAATCCGCTGATTCCACCAATTTGCTCGGAACTGATAACGATAACGGCAAGCACGATGCAGGCTGTCATTGCGAGAATAAATTGAAAAGCATCGGTTACCACCACACCCCACAAACCGGAGAGAGCGGAATAGACAGCCACGAGTCCCATACAGAGGAAGACATAAATGATG
This region of Bacteroidota bacterium genomic DNA includes:
- a CDS encoding Cof-type HAD-IIB family hydrolase; translated protein: MNLSNIKLVLLDLDGTLLRSDGSIGEKSLKYSKLLKEKGILVTFASGRMSTALEGYAKEMSLEGIMICSDGAVIMEYPSGRVLRKICLKDSKVKKGIELSEKHLVKMVMCTDSEVLYTEHNEATLQLIDRFGARFRCVDDYRNISDEVIELVYVGENRHSFQEIKKHFSFPYSFGLKLTYSKSQSHYQYYLEVKKDDVSKASALTYLNKKLGISIKDTIVIGDWYNDVALFKTKALKVSLTNAVPEIKYLSDLKLEFSNDEDGVGELLERIYKQK
- a CDS encoding Na+:solute symporter, with the protein product MELIDWFIIGLYFVVSLGIALIYSKRGSKNSEEFFLSGRNLPWYLAGLSMVATTFAADTPLAVTELVWNNGISGNWVWWNFAFGGILTVFFFAKLWRRAGILTEVEFAEIRYAGKPAKFLRGFKSVYLGLFMNVIIIGWVNSAMIAVLTGIFGIPKEDVIIYVFLCMGLVAVYSALSGLWGVVVTDAFQFILAMTACIVLAVIVISSEQIGGISGLKEKLPAQAFEFFPNLASSPETGGRVFSLTLFSFFAFIGIQWWASWYPGSEPGGGGYVAQRMMSAKNEKHSILATLFFQGAHYALRPWPWILAALASVVLYPELTSETSKLGYIKLINDFMPAGLKGLMLAAFFAAYMSTVATQLNWGTSYLVNDLYRRFMKPGKTEKQYVFASKFVTILLMLVSAVVTLYIDRISGAWEFIIECGAGLGLVLIMRWYWWRINAWSEISGMAAPFILLPVVRYLGIPFPDSLYVLVIGTTLVWLVVTFLTKPEPDEILLSFYKKIRPGGKLWEPVRVKSGLPLEKGVLKYQFLGWFAGVVLIYSLLFGSGSLIFGDLANTLIYSIFIIFAIGGVVFALNKMFSSTENRI